The proteins below are encoded in one region of Salmo salar chromosome ssa02, Ssal_v3.1, whole genome shotgun sequence:
- the LOC106593043 gene encoding protein asteroid homolog 1-like: protein MGVSGLTSFIDDHGTFLTDYHFRNSKLVIDGSNLYHSLYFKSRLDQKHGGDYDDFEDQVCKFFKALRDCGIEPYVIIDGGSDFSDKKFETLLYRVQSTLNKANNLSKGLWGSGLLPILIKQVFKQVLSSLKVPFAQCIFEADQEIASLAERWNCPVLSYDSDFYIFDIQAGYLPISHFKWQNASTQRWSSQNYIPCKRYTTTSFCRHFKINRQLLPVFAAITGNDYVNLDKMGFPIRWEDKLPMEPNRRPRVVFFNKLLNWLASFQEQQEALDNVPRLIVSRNNQHNMDAALQALSLSIETYQLQPGCLEQFFIKDKAPDPGHLPDHLSVLPDWTLLPLMKGILPSSIIYILQLRPVIQGVQVEDPSLASGNNTSRPIRQVVFGLLLGERREVEEYDREGINLTSSMVKAILPRAAQQMQLDMLNQAPHSVRLEVFLETLGVSQSTLNGIPPHLGLPVAVTYYWLRHAHLRPDHPFLQALLLGLVYGELCRQRKSQTGFIEEGPVLERLRGLIQRGASNLDLAVAHAYSQWQRCMRDGLDLNQLLCFPLPEPQIAWLYKGTLVHQLVDELRGVVTPDSLLMEDPSSGQLYRAMLEAILNSQETEATGQPDGPSADSGAGGRRG from the exons ATGGGTGTCTCAGGTTTAACCAGTTTTATAGATGATCATGGAACGTTTTTAACAGATTATCACTTCAGAAACAGCAAGCTGGTCATAGATGGTTCTAATCTTTACCACTCTCTTTATTTTAAATCACGTTTGGATCAGAAGCATGGAGGGGATTATGATGATTTTGAGGACCAGGTCTGCAAGTTCTTTAAGGCTCTGAGAGATTGTGGCATTGAACCTTATGTGATTATAGATGGAGGCTCTGACTTTTCCGATAAAAAGTTTGAAACTCTTCTCTACCGAGTTCAATCAACGCTCAACAAAGCCAACAACTTGTCCAAGGGGCTTTGGGGGAGCGGTTTACTACCAATCCTCATCAAACAAGTCTTCAAACAGGTCCTCTCCAGCCTGAAGGTGCCATTCGCACAGTGCATCTTTGAAGCAGACCAAGAAATAGCCTCCTTGGCTGAAAGGTGGAACTGTCCGGTCCTGTCCTATGACAGTgacttttatatttttgacatccaGGCAGGATATCTGCCCATCTCCCATTTTAAGTGGCAGAACGCATCGACGCAACGCTGGAGTTCTCAAAATTACATCCCCTGCAAACGGTACACCACAACAAGCTTCTGCAGACACTTCAAGATCAACAGACAGCTTCTCCCAGTCTTCGCTGCCATCACAGGAAACGACTATGTCAACTTGGATAAGATGGGCTTTCCCATTAGGTGGGAAGACAAGCTGCCGATGGAACCCAATCGAAGGCCAA GGGTTGTCTTTTTCAACAAGTTGCTGAATTGGCTGGCCAGTTTCCAGGAGCAGCAGGAGGCCTTGGACAATGTGCCCAGACTCATCGTTTCTAGGAACAACCAACACAACATGGATGCTGCCCTCCAGGCCCTCTCTCTGAGCATAGAGACATACCAGCTTCAACCCGGTTGCCTGGAGCAGTTCTTCATTAAAGACAAGGCTCCTGATCCCGGCCATCTCCCAGACCATCTGAGTGTCCTTCCAGACTGGACCCTGCTGCCGTTGATGAAGGGGATTCTTCCGTCCAGCATAATATACATTCTGCAGCTGAGGCCAGTGATACAGGGAGTCCAAGTTGAAGATCCCAGCTTAGCCAGTGGGAACAACACCTCTCGGCCCATACGGCAGGTAGTCTTTGGGCTGCTGCTGGGTGAGAGGAGGGAAGTGGAGGAGTATGACAGGGAAGGCATTAACCTGACCAGCAGCATGGTTAAAGCCATCTTGCCCAGAGCTGCACAACAAATGCAGCTAGACATGCTGAATCAg GCTCCACATTCAGTGCGGCTTGAGGTGTTTTTGGAAACCCTTGGTGTGTCCCAGTCCACTTTGAATGGTATCCCACCTCATCTGGGACTTCCTGTGGCTGTTACCTACTACTGGCTGAGGCACGCCCATCTCCGACCAGACCATCCTTTCCTGCAGGCCCTGCTACTAGGACTGGTGTATGGAGAGCTCTGCAGACAGAGGAAGAGCCAGACAG GGTTTATAGAGGAGGGACCTGTGTTGGAGAGGCTGAGAGGGCTGATTCAGAGAGGTGCTAGTAACCTAGACCTGGCTGTGGCCCACGCCTATAGCCAATGGCAGCGCTGCATGAGGGATGGCCTTGACCTGAACCAACTGCTGTGCTTCCCTCTACCTGAGCCTCAGATTGCATG GCTGTACAAGGGAACTCTGGTGCACCAGCTTGTGGACGAACTGAGAGGGGTGGTGACCCCAGATTCTCTCCTGATGGAAGACCCTTCCTCTGGGCAGCTGTATAGAGCCATGCTGGAAGCCATTCTCAACTCCCAG